The following is a genomic window from Janibacter sp. DB-40.
GAGACCACCCCGGAGACGGCCACGGTCTCCCCCTTCGCACTCGTCGAGCGGTAGAGGAGCAGGTGCGTGGTCCCTCCGATGGTCGGCCCGGTGACGATCCGGCGCGACCAGATCAGGCTGCCGTGCTCCCCGGCAGACACCTGCTCGGGACGCGGCTCGTAGAAGCCGGCCCCCTCCGGCGCCCGCTCCTGCGGGACGGCTCCCTCGGGCGGGCCGGATCGCCAGAGCAGGACGCTCGCGACGAGGGCGAGCACGAGGACGACGGCACCCCTCGTCCACCACGGATGCAGCCGGGGCCGGGAAGCGCTCACGCACCCATCCTCGCAGGACGTCACGCCAGGGTGCAGGATGGTTGGTATGAAGCCGAAGTCCCTCCTCCTCGCGTTCGCCGCCGGGACCGCCGGGCTCGCCACCCGGGACCTGCTCCAGAAGACGCACACGCTCAAGCGCAACTTCCCGGTCGTGGCCAACGCGCGGTTCGCGCTGGAGAAGATCGGACCGGAGCTGCGCCAGTACATCGTCACGAGCAACGACGAGGAGCGTCCCTTCAGCCGGGACCAACGCTCGTGGGTGTACGCCTCGGCGAAGAGAGAGAACAACTACTTCGGCTTCGGTACCGACAACGACATCGAACGGGTCGAGGGCTACCCGATCTTCAAGCACCGCACCTTCTCGGACGTGGCCGCGTCCAGCTCGGTCAAGGACTCCGACCGGGTCGAGCTGCCCTCGGCGAAGATCCTCGGCGGACCCCGCGGACGCCGCCATGCCTTCCGTCCCCGATCGGTGGTCAACATCTCCGCCATGAGCTACGGCTCCCTCTCCGGGAACGCCATCGAGGCCCTGAACAAGGGCGCCGAGCACGCCGGGATCATGCACAACACCGGCGAGGGCTCCCTCTCGCCCCACCACCGCCAGGGCGGCGACCTGATCTTCCAGATCGGCACCGCGTACTTCGGTTGTCGCGACGCCCACGGCAGATTCGACCTGAAGCAGCTCAAGGACGTCGTCGAGTCCGCACCGGTTCGGGCGATCGAGATCAAGCTGAGCCAGGGCGCCAAGCCCGGGCTGGGCGGTCACCTCCCCGCGGAGAAGATCTCCCCGGAGATCGCCAGCACCCGTGGCATCCCGCTGGACCAGGACTGCGTCAGTCCGGCGAGGCACACCGAGTTCGACGACGTCGACTCGATGCTCGACTTCGTCGAGCTGATCGCCCAGGAGACCGGCCTGCCGGTCGGGATCAAGTCCGCGGTCGGTGGCAACGACCTGTGGGAGGGCCTCGTCGAGCACATGGCCGACGGCCAGCGGGGCGTCGACTTCATCCAGATCGACGGGGGCGAAGGGGGGACCGGCGCGGCGCCCCTCGTCTTCAGCGACGCCGTCGCGCTGCCCTACCGCCTGGCCTTCACCCGGGTGTACTCGCTCTTCGCCGAGGCCGGCCTGACCGACCGCGTCACCTGGATCGGCAGCGGGAAGCTCGGTCTGCCCGAGAACGCCCTCGTCGCCTTCGCGCTCGGGGCCGACATGGTCAGCGTCGCCCGCG
Proteins encoded in this region:
- a CDS encoding FMN-binding glutamate synthase family protein, with protein sequence MKPKSLLLAFAAGTAGLATRDLLQKTHTLKRNFPVVANARFALEKIGPELRQYIVTSNDEERPFSRDQRSWVYASAKRENNYFGFGTDNDIERVEGYPIFKHRTFSDVAASSSVKDSDRVELPSAKILGGPRGRRHAFRPRSVVNISAMSYGSLSGNAIEALNKGAEHAGIMHNTGEGSLSPHHRQGGDLIFQIGTAYFGCRDAHGRFDLKQLKDVVESAPVRAIEIKLSQGAKPGLGGHLPAEKISPEIASTRGIPLDQDCVSPARHTEFDDVDSMLDFVELIAQETGLPVGIKSAVGGNDLWEGLVEHMADGQRGVDFIQIDGGEGGTGAAPLVFSDAVALPYRLAFTRVYSLFAEAGLTDRVTWIGSGKLGLPENALVAFALGADMVSVAREAMLAIGCIQAQKCHTDRCPVGVATQNPWLERGLDPTLKANRLDNYVRTLRRDLLKVSEACGVWHPGLLTVDDVEILHGERTAVPLGDIYGYRPGWGTLGEDDAAQIVDIMSRSATHGETHRLAHPQPGARHAVP